Proteins from a single region of Verrucosispora sp. NA02020:
- a CDS encoding ribonuclease D, with amino-acid sequence MTDEPPLRRRTAASRTGNDTHHEPSARPEPSDAGTEPTGGESVPLTAPREGTPEPVATPDQLTEVVARFAAGTGPVALDAERASGYRYSQRAYLVQLRRQGAGTVLIDPLPLPDLSTLDAAIADTEWVLHAANQDLPCLAELGLRPRRLFDTELAARLAGFERVGLAALTEQLLGFSLEKHHSAADWSSRPLPESWLTYAALDVELLTDLRDALDAELSRQGKSAWAAEEFAALVNSGDRPPRVRADPWRRTSGIHRVRGARAQARVRSLWYARDQIAARRDAAPGRVLPDSAIVAAAELDPKDEKTLLTLPGFGGRSVRRLARTWLTALDDARQLPDDELPVTPTVEGPPPPHRWAERDPAAAARLARSREVVLRVAGAHHLPPENLISPDTIRRVAWQPPEEITEHTVAEALRSHHARDWQIDLLLPDLAEALTAPPPPPPPASPTPPA; translated from the coding sequence GTGACCGACGAACCACCCCTGCGCCGTCGGACCGCCGCAAGCCGTACGGGAAACGACACGCACCACGAGCCGTCGGCGCGGCCGGAGCCGTCGGACGCGGGGACCGAACCCACTGGCGGCGAGTCCGTGCCGTTGACCGCCCCACGTGAGGGCACTCCCGAACCGGTGGCGACACCGGACCAACTCACCGAGGTGGTGGCCCGTTTCGCGGCCGGCACCGGTCCGGTGGCCCTGGACGCCGAGCGCGCCTCCGGCTACCGCTACAGCCAACGGGCGTACCTGGTGCAGTTGCGCCGCCAGGGCGCCGGCACCGTGCTGATCGACCCGTTGCCGCTACCCGACCTGAGCACGCTCGACGCGGCGATAGCCGACACGGAGTGGGTGCTGCACGCGGCCAACCAGGATCTGCCCTGCCTCGCCGAGCTGGGGTTGCGACCACGCCGACTGTTCGACACCGAGCTGGCCGCCCGGCTGGCCGGGTTCGAGCGGGTCGGCCTGGCCGCGCTCACCGAGCAGTTGCTCGGGTTCAGCCTGGAGAAGCACCACTCGGCGGCGGACTGGTCCAGCCGGCCGTTGCCGGAGTCCTGGCTCACCTACGCCGCCCTGGACGTGGAGCTGCTGACCGACCTGCGGGACGCGCTCGACGCGGAACTGTCCCGGCAGGGCAAGTCCGCGTGGGCGGCCGAGGAGTTCGCTGCGCTGGTGAACAGCGGGGACCGTCCACCCCGGGTCCGGGCCGACCCGTGGCGGCGCACCTCCGGCATCCACCGGGTACGCGGAGCGCGGGCGCAGGCCCGGGTGCGCTCCCTCTGGTACGCCCGCGACCAGATCGCCGCCCGTCGGGATGCGGCACCGGGGCGGGTCCTGCCCGACTCGGCCATCGTGGCCGCCGCCGAGCTGGACCCGAAGGACGAGAAGACGCTGCTCACCCTGCCCGGTTTCGGCGGTCGGTCGGTACGCCGGCTGGCGCGGACCTGGCTGACGGCGCTGGACGACGCCCGGCAGTTGCCGGACGACGAGTTGCCGGTGACGCCGACGGTGGAGGGCCCGCCACCGCCGCACCGGTGGGCCGAACGGGACCCGGCCGCCGCCGCCCGGCTGGCCCGTTCCCGTGAGGTGGTGCTGCGGGTGGCCGGCGCGCACCATCTGCCGCCGGAGAACCTGATCTCCCCGGACACCATCCGCCGCGTCGCCTGGCAGCCTCCCGAGGAGATCACCGAACACACCGTCGCCGAGGCGCTCCGCAGCCACCACGCCCGGGACTGGCAGATCGACCTCCTCCTCCCCGACCTGGCCGAAGCCCTGACCGCCCCACCCCCACCCCCACCCCCCGCCTCCCCCACCCCACCCGCCTGA
- a CDS encoding DUF3000 domain-containing protein: MAAQIALPDTFARAVTGLRVSAPRPEIVLEEVGAPQRLAPYSFALSAAVLRDGDEVATARLILLHDPAGHEGWQGTLRLVTYVSAELEVDLATDPLLPGVAWTWLTDALETHDAGHRAIGGTITQTASNRFGDLAGPPAACDIEIRASWTPTGIELTPHLYAWCTLLASTAGLPPPGVTALPERRAAAAG, translated from the coding sequence ATGGCCGCCCAGATCGCGCTCCCGGACACCTTCGCCCGCGCGGTCACCGGGCTCCGGGTGTCGGCGCCTCGACCGGAGATCGTGCTGGAGGAGGTCGGCGCGCCGCAGCGGCTGGCGCCGTACTCCTTCGCCCTCTCCGCGGCGGTGCTGCGCGACGGTGACGAGGTGGCCACCGCCCGGCTGATCCTGCTGCACGACCCCGCCGGCCACGAGGGGTGGCAGGGAACTCTGCGACTGGTCACCTACGTGAGCGCCGAGCTGGAGGTCGACCTGGCCACCGACCCGCTGCTGCCCGGGGTGGCCTGGACCTGGCTCACCGACGCGCTGGAGACGCACGACGCCGGGCACCGGGCGATCGGCGGCACGATCACCCAGACGGCGTCGAACCGGTTCGGCGACCTGGCGGGTCCGCCGGCCGCCTGTGACATCGAGATCCGCGCGTCGTGGACCCCGACCGGCATCGAGCTCACCCCGCACCTGTACGCCTGGTGCACGCTGCTCGCCTCGACGGCGGGTCTGCCGCCGCCGGGTGTCACCGCGCTGCCCGAGCGGCGCGCCGCGGCCGCCGGTTGA
- the hemE gene encoding uroporphyrinogen decarboxylase — protein sequence MATETTGDAARDDATRPDGPADSPFVRACRRRSVPHTPVWFMRQAGRSLPEYRQIRANVAMLESCRRPELVTEITIQPVRRHHVDAAILFSDIVVPVAAAGVDLDIVPGTGPVVAEPVRTAADVARIRPIDRSDVGYVDEAVRMLVKELGDTPLIGFAGAPFTLASYLVEGGPSRTHAKTKALMYGEPELWHALAGRLAEVTLAFLRVQIEAGVSAVQLFDSWAGALSEADYRRFVLPHSTAVLSGLADSGVPRIHFGVGTAELLGAMGEAGADVVGVDWRTPLDVATGRIGPDKAVQGNLDPCLLFAPWPVIEAEVRRILDEGRATPGHVFNLGHGVLPETDPEVLTRVVALVHELSARD from the coding sequence ATGGCCACCGAGACCACGGGCGACGCCGCCCGAGACGACGCAACCCGCCCCGACGGGCCGGCCGACTCGCCCTTCGTGCGGGCGTGCCGCCGCCGGTCCGTCCCACACACCCCGGTCTGGTTCATGCGCCAGGCCGGCCGCTCGCTGCCGGAGTACCGCCAGATCCGGGCCAACGTGGCGATGTTGGAGTCCTGCCGCCGCCCCGAGCTGGTCACCGAGATCACCATCCAGCCGGTACGCCGGCACCACGTGGACGCGGCGATCCTCTTCAGCGACATCGTGGTGCCGGTCGCCGCCGCCGGGGTCGACCTGGACATCGTGCCCGGGACCGGCCCGGTGGTGGCCGAACCGGTCCGCACCGCCGCCGACGTCGCGCGGATCCGACCCATCGACCGCAGCGACGTCGGGTACGTCGACGAGGCGGTCCGGATGCTGGTCAAGGAGTTGGGCGACACGCCGCTGATCGGCTTCGCCGGTGCCCCCTTCACGCTCGCCAGCTACCTGGTCGAGGGCGGGCCGTCGCGGACCCACGCCAAGACCAAGGCCCTGATGTACGGCGAGCCCGAGCTGTGGCACGCGCTGGCCGGCCGGCTGGCCGAGGTGACGTTGGCCTTCCTGCGCGTACAGATCGAGGCCGGGGTCTCCGCCGTACAGCTCTTCGACTCCTGGGCCGGCGCGCTCTCCGAGGCCGACTACCGTCGCTTCGTGCTGCCCCACTCGACGGCCGTGCTCAGCGGGCTGGCCGACTCGGGTGTGCCCCGGATCCACTTCGGGGTGGGCACCGCCGAGCTGCTCGGCGCGATGGGCGAGGCCGGTGCCGACGTGGTCGGCGTGGACTGGCGTACGCCGCTGGACGTCGCGACCGGCCGGATCGGGCCGGACAAGGCCGTGCAGGGCAACCTCGACCCGTGCCTGCTGTTCGCCCCGTGGCCGGTGATCGAGGCCGAGGTGCGGCGGATCCTCGACGAGGGCCGGGCCACCCCCGGGCACGTGTTCAACCTCGGCCACGGCGTCCTGCCGGAGACCGATCCGGAGGTGTTGACCCGGGTGGTCGCGCTGGTCCACGAGCTCTCCGCCCGGGACTGA
- the hemG gene encoding protoporphyrinogen oxidase — MATRWRVAVVGGGITGLAAALRLRDRAPEGTEITVYEQSGALGGKLRTGELAGGPVEFGAESFLMRDPAGGESAAVTLVRRLGLADRIVHPTVGQAALAVDGGLRPIPGGTLVGVPGDLAKVTAVARPTPEADHDGGRPLLGPGEDVAVGALVRARFGDEVVDRLVDPMLGGVYAGRADDLSLATTMPALARAARTEHTLLGAVRAAQAATPRAPGEPVFGTLAGGLGTLVDAAATAGGATVRRNAAVRELAPVGPGWRLTVGPTRDPEHVEVDAVVLAVPARPAARLLAETAAEVAARIGELDYASVALVTLALPEPALPALSGFLVPGTEGLLIKASTFFTTKWGHLRRSDGLALVRASVGRYRDEAQLQRPDQDLAATVHRELSGVLDTPLPAPVDGHVQRWGGALPQYTPGHLDRVAAARAALRATRPTLALAGAGYDGVGIPVCVRSGETAAEEIITALEGSGR; from the coding sequence ATGGCGACGCGGTGGCGGGTGGCGGTGGTCGGCGGCGGCATCACCGGCCTGGCCGCCGCGCTGCGGTTGCGCGACCGGGCCCCCGAGGGCACCGAGATCACCGTGTACGAGCAGTCCGGCGCGCTCGGTGGCAAGCTGCGCACCGGCGAGCTGGCCGGCGGGCCGGTGGAGTTCGGCGCCGAGTCGTTCCTGATGCGGGACCCGGCCGGCGGTGAGTCGGCCGCGGTGACCCTGGTCCGCCGACTCGGGCTGGCCGACCGGATCGTGCACCCGACCGTCGGGCAGGCCGCCCTCGCCGTCGACGGCGGGCTGCGCCCGATCCCGGGCGGGACGCTGGTGGGCGTACCCGGGGATCTGGCGAAGGTGACGGCGGTGGCCCGGCCGACGCCGGAGGCCGACCACGACGGCGGTCGGCCGCTGCTCGGCCCGGGCGAGGACGTCGCCGTCGGCGCGCTGGTCCGCGCCCGCTTCGGCGACGAGGTGGTCGACCGGCTGGTCGACCCGATGCTCGGCGGCGTGTACGCCGGCCGCGCCGACGACCTCTCACTGGCCACCACCATGCCGGCGCTGGCCCGGGCGGCCCGGACGGAGCACACGCTGCTCGGTGCGGTACGCGCGGCGCAGGCCGCCACCCCCCGCGCCCCCGGCGAGCCGGTCTTCGGCACCCTGGCCGGCGGACTGGGCACCCTGGTCGACGCCGCCGCGACGGCCGGCGGGGCGACCGTCCGGCGCAACGCGGCGGTCCGCGAACTGGCCCCGGTCGGCCCCGGTTGGCGGCTCACCGTCGGCCCCACCCGCGACCCGGAGCACGTCGAGGTCGACGCGGTGGTGCTGGCCGTACCGGCCCGCCCGGCGGCCCGCCTGCTCGCCGAGACGGCCGCCGAGGTGGCGGCGCGGATCGGCGAGTTGGACTACGCCAGCGTCGCCCTGGTCACCCTGGCCCTGCCGGAGCCGGCGCTGCCGGCGCTCTCCGGCTTCCTGGTGCCCGGCACCGAGGGCCTGCTGATCAAGGCGTCCACCTTCTTCACCACCAAGTGGGGACACCTGCGCCGGTCCGACGGGCTGGCCCTGGTCCGCGCCTCGGTCGGCCGCTACCGCGACGAGGCCCAGCTCCAGCGCCCCGACCAGGACCTCGCCGCCACCGTGCACCGGGAGCTGTCGGGGGTGCTCGACACGCCACTGCCCGCCCCGGTGGACGGGCACGTGCAGCGGTGGGGCGGCGCGTTGCCGCAGTACACCCCCGGTCATCTCGACCGGGTGGCCGCCGCGCGGGCCGCGCTGCGGGCGACACGTCCGACGCTGGCGCTGGCCGGTGCGGGCTACGACGGGGTCGGCATTCCGGTCTGCGTCCGCTCCGGCGAGACGGCGGCCGAAGAGATCATCACAGCACTGGAGGGATCGGGCAGATGA
- the hemQ gene encoding hydrogen peroxide-dependent heme synthase, whose translation MTEQSNAARLRELNDTIRYTMWSVFRASAPLPSLRDNVTGEVESLIEELAGKDVVVRGTYDVSGLRADADLMIWWHSSSSDDLQDAYLRLRRTTLGRALTPVWSQMALHRPAEFNKSHIPAFLAGEEARAYLCVYPFVRSYDWYLLPDAERRELLAEHGKMARGYPDVRANTVASFALGDYEWMLAFEADELHRIVDLMRDLRGSRARLHVREEVPFYTGRRRPIADIVSALA comes from the coding sequence ATGACCGAGCAGAGCAACGCGGCCCGGCTGCGGGAACTCAACGACACCATCCGCTACACGATGTGGTCGGTGTTCCGGGCCAGCGCGCCGCTGCCGTCACTGCGCGACAACGTGACCGGCGAGGTCGAGTCGCTGATCGAGGAGTTGGCCGGCAAGGACGTCGTGGTGCGCGGCACGTACGACGTCTCCGGCCTGCGCGCCGACGCGGACCTGATGATCTGGTGGCACTCCTCGTCCAGCGACGACCTCCAGGACGCGTACCTGCGACTGCGGCGGACCACCCTGGGGCGGGCGCTGACCCCGGTCTGGTCACAGATGGCGCTGCACCGGCCGGCCGAGTTCAACAAGAGCCACATCCCGGCGTTCCTGGCCGGCGAGGAGGCCCGCGCCTACCTCTGCGTCTACCCGTTCGTGCGCTCGTACGACTGGTACCTGCTGCCCGACGCCGAGCGGCGTGAGCTGCTCGCCGAGCACGGCAAGATGGCCCGGGGCTACCCGGACGTCCGTGCCAACACGGTCGCCTCGTTCGCGCTCGGCGACTACGAGTGGATGCTGGCCTTCGAGGCGGACGAACTGCACCGCATCGTCGACCTGATGCGTGACCTGCGCGGCTCGCGGGCACGGCTGCACGTCCGCGAGGAGGTGCCGTTCTACACCGGTCGCCGCCGCCCGATCGCCGACATCGTCTCCGCACTCGCGTGA
- a CDS encoding lytic polysaccharide monooxygenase gives MLLLSTALVAPVSAHGSVANPISRNYGCWQRWGGDFQNPRMATEDPMCWQAWQANPNAMWNWNGLFREGVAGNHQGAIPNGQLCSGGRTESGRYNALDAVGAWRTTSVANSFRLKFFDQASHGADYIRVYASRQGYDVLTKPLAWSDLELVGQIGNTPASQWQREVDGVSTEIPVNAPGRSGRHVLFTVWQASHTDQSYYICSDVQFGGGTTPPPTTPPASPTPTPTFDPPTTPPTTTAPPVAGACAATYRVTSTWSGGFQGEVQVTAGSAAIRSWRVTWTYASGQQVSQAWNATLSSSGSTVTAQNVSYNGGLGAGASTTFGFLASGSGSSAPTLTCTATT, from the coding sequence ATGCTGCTGCTCTCCACAGCGCTTGTCGCTCCGGTGTCCGCGCACGGTTCGGTGGCCAACCCGATCTCCCGCAACTACGGCTGCTGGCAGCGCTGGGGCGGTGACTTCCAGAACCCGCGGATGGCCACCGAGGACCCGATGTGCTGGCAGGCCTGGCAGGCCAACCCGAACGCCATGTGGAACTGGAACGGCCTGTTCCGCGAGGGGGTGGCCGGCAACCACCAGGGCGCCATCCCGAACGGCCAGCTCTGCTCCGGTGGCCGTACCGAGAGCGGGCGCTACAACGCGTTGGACGCCGTCGGCGCCTGGCGGACCACCTCGGTGGCCAACAGCTTCCGGCTCAAGTTCTTCGACCAGGCCAGCCACGGTGCCGACTACATCCGGGTGTACGCCTCCCGGCAGGGCTACGACGTACTGACCAAGCCCCTTGCCTGGTCGGACCTGGAACTGGTCGGCCAGATCGGCAACACTCCGGCCTCGCAGTGGCAGCGCGAGGTCGACGGGGTGTCCACCGAGATCCCGGTGAACGCGCCGGGTCGCAGCGGACGGCACGTGCTGTTCACCGTCTGGCAGGCCAGCCACACGGACCAGTCGTACTACATCTGCAGCGACGTGCAGTTCGGTGGCGGCACCACGCCTCCCCCGACCACCCCGCCGGCCTCGCCAACGCCGACGCCGACCTTCGACCCGCCCACCACGCCGCCGACGACCACCGCACCGCCGGTGGCGGGTGCCTGCGCGGCGACGTACCGGGTGACCTCGACCTGGTCCGGTGGTTTCCAGGGTGAGGTGCAGGTGACCGCGGGCAGCGCGGCCATCCGGAGTTGGCGGGTGACCTGGACGTACGCCAGCGGCCAGCAGGTCAGCCAGGCGTGGAACGCCACCCTCAGTTCCAGCGGTTCGACGGTGACCGCCCAGAACGTCAGCTACAACGGAGGCCTCGGAGCCGGAGCCAGCACCACCTTCGGCTTCCTGGCCTCCGGCAGCGGGTCGAGCGCACCGACGCTGACCTGCACGGCGACCACCTGA